A single region of the Chiloscyllium punctatum isolate Juve2018m chromosome 15, sChiPun1.3, whole genome shotgun sequence genome encodes:
- the hemk2 gene encoding methyltransferase N6AMT1 isoform X1, which yields MFSTPFSPHVGHGEYADVYDPAEDTFLLMDALEKDVKEIKQLCPRICLEVGAGSGVVSVFLASIIGPTSFYLCTDINPLAAACSVESARCNGVSIQPIITDLVAGLLPRLQNQVDVLIFNPPYVVTPSEEVGSCGIEASWAGGKGGREVMDRLFPQVSALLSSQGLFYLVTVRENNPEEIIQSLKSSSLKGTVLISRHVGAEHLSVLKFWKN from the exons ATGTTTTCAACACCTTTCAGTCCACACGTTGGCCATGGAGAATATGCTGATGTGTATGATCCAGCAGAAGATACATTCCTATTAATGGATGCCTTGGAAAAAGATGTAAAGGAGATAAAGCAACTCTG TCCCAGGATCTGCCTTGAGGTTGGTGCAGGATCTGGTGTTGTCTCTGTATTCCTAGCTTCTATTATTGGACCTACCTCATTTTATCT ATGTACAGATATTAACCCTTTGGCGGCTGCTTGCTCAGTGGAAAGTGCAAGATGTAATGGAGTGAGCATCCAACCAATCATTACTGACTTG GTTGCAGGATTATTGCCACGGCTGCAAAATCAAGTTGATGTGTTAATATTTAACCCACCTTATGTGGTGACTCCTTCAGAAGAA gTAGGTAGTTGTGGCATTGAGGCATCTTGGGCTGGTGGCAAAGGAGGTCGTGAAGTCATGGATAGGCTCTTTCCTCAGGTCTCAGCCCTCTTGTCAAGCCAGGGATTATTTTATCTGGTTACAGTTCGAGAAAATAACCCAG AGGAGATAATACAGTCACTGAAGAGCTCCAGTTTGAAAGGGACTGTGCTTATTTCAAGGCACGTTGGGGCAGAACACCTTTCAGTTCTCAAATTTTGGAAGAATTGA
- the hemk2 gene encoding methyltransferase N6AMT1 isoform X2, producing the protein MFSTPFSPHVGHGEYADVYDPAEDTFLLMDALEKDVKEIKQLCPRICLEVGAGSGVVSVFLASIIGPTSFYLCTDINPLAAACSVESARCNGVSIQPIITDLVAGLLPRLQNQVDVLIFNPPYVVTPSEEVVVALRHLGLVAKEVVKSWIGSFLRSQPSCQARDYFIWLQFEKITQRR; encoded by the exons ATGTTTTCAACACCTTTCAGTCCACACGTTGGCCATGGAGAATATGCTGATGTGTATGATCCAGCAGAAGATACATTCCTATTAATGGATGCCTTGGAAAAAGATGTAAAGGAGATAAAGCAACTCTG TCCCAGGATCTGCCTTGAGGTTGGTGCAGGATCTGGTGTTGTCTCTGTATTCCTAGCTTCTATTATTGGACCTACCTCATTTTATCT ATGTACAGATATTAACCCTTTGGCGGCTGCTTGCTCAGTGGAAAGTGCAAGATGTAATGGAGTGAGCATCCAACCAATCATTACTGACTTG GTTGCAGGATTATTGCCACGGCTGCAAAATCAAGTTGATGTGTTAATATTTAACCCACCTTATGTGGTGACTCCTTCAGAAGAA GTAGTTGTGGCATTGAGGCATCTTGGGCTGGTGGCAAAGGAGGTCGTGAAGTCATGGATAGGCTCTTTCCTCAGGTCTCAGCCCTCTTGTCAAGCCAGGGATTATTTTATCTGGTTACAGTTCGAGAAAATAACCCAG AGGAGATAA